A part of Eschrichtius robustus isolate mEscRob2 chromosome 20, mEscRob2.pri, whole genome shotgun sequence genomic DNA contains:
- the SOCS7 gene encoding suppressor of cytokine signaling 7, giving the protein MQGAELRDGEAAAAAASYRVLSRLLGYGEAAPEPGPPPPPPGHGPAPPPFLARPGPRGSRPPQLMVFRNVGRPPEEEDAEAAREPGPSELLCPRHRCALDPKALPPGLALERTWGPAAGLEAQLAALGLGQPAGPGVKTVGGGCCPCPCPPQPPPPQPQPPAAAPQAGEDPTETSDALLVLEGLESEAESLETNSCSEEELSSPGRGGGGGGRLLLQPPAPELPPVPFPVQDLVPPGRLSRGEQQQAPPPPPPPGPLRPLAGPSRKSSLKIRLSRLFRTKSCNGGSGGGDGAGKRPSGELAASAASLTDVGGFAGRELDAGRKPRLTRTQSAFSPVSFSPLFTGETVSLVDVDISQRGLTSPHPPTPPPPPRRSLSLLDAFPRIAPLRAAESLHSQPPPPFQCPLYRPDSSSFAASLRELEKCGWYWGPMNWEDAEMKLKGKPDGSFLVRDSSDPRYILSLSFRSQGITHHTRMEHYRGTFSLWCHPKFEDRCQSVVEFIKRAIMHSKNGKFLYFLRSRVPGLPPTPVQLLYPVSRFSNVKSLQHLCRFRIRQLVRIDHIPDLPLPKPLISYIRKFYYYDPQEEVYLSLKEAQLISKQKQEVLEPST; this is encoded by the exons atGCAGGGGGCCGAGCTCCGGGATggtgaggcggcggcggcggccgcttCGTACCGCGTCCTGAGCCGCCTGCTCGGCTATGGAGAGGCGGCCCCCGAGCCaggcccgccgccgccgcccccgggcCATGGCCCCGCGCCGCCACCCTTCCTCGCGCGGCCGGGCCCGCGGGGCTCCCGGCCGCCTCAGCTGATGGTGTTCCGCAACGTGGGTCGGCCGCCGGAGGAGGAGGACGCGGAGGCGGCCCGGGAGCCGGGACCCTCGGAACTGCTGTGTCCTCGGCACCGCTGTGCCCTGGACCCCAAGGCCCTGCCGCCGGGGTTGGCGCTCGAGCGGACCTGGGGCCCGGCGGCTGGACTAGAGGCGCAGTTGGCGGCTCTGGGGCTCGGGCAGCCTGCGGGGCCCGGGGTCAAGACGGTCGGCGGGGGTTGCTGCCCGTGCCCGTGCCCCCCGCAGCCGCCCCCTCCGCAGCCCCAGCCGCCTGCTGCCGCCCCGCAGGCCGGGGAGGACCCCACGGAAACAAGCGACGCGCTGCTGGTCCTGGAAGGCTTGGAGTCGGAGGCCGAGAGCCTGGAGACTAACAGCTGCTCGGAAGAGGAGCTCAGCAGCCCGGGCcgcggaggaggagggggcggcCGGCTTCTGCTGCAGCCCCCGGCCCCTGAATTACCCCCGGTGCCCTTCCCGGTGCAGGACTTGGTCCCTCCAGGGCGCTTGAGTAGAGGGGAGCAGCAGCaagctcccccacccccgcctcctccTGGGCCCCTCCGGCCGCTCGCGGGCCCTTCTCGGAAGAGCTCCCTCAAAATCCGCCTCAGTCGCCTCTTCCGCACGAAGAGCTGCAACGGTGGCTCCGGCGGTGGGGATGGGGCCGGCAAGAGGCCTTCCGGAGAGCTGGCTGCTTCAGCTGCGAGCCTGACGGACGTGGGAGGCTTTGCGGGCCGGGAGCTGGACGCGGGGAG GAAACCCAGGTTGACAAGAACTCAAAGTGCCTTTTCTCCAGTCTCCTTCAGCCCCCTGTTCACAG GTGAAACAGTGTCACTTGTGGACGTGGACATCTCTCAGCGGGGCCTGACCTCTCCACACCCTCcaactccccctcctcctccaagaAGAAGCCTCAGCCTCCTAG ATGCGTTTCCCCGGATCGCTCCCCTCCGAGCAGCCGAATCCCTGCACAGCCAACCCCCGCCACCCTTCCAGTGTCCCCTCTACCGGCCCGACTCGAGCAGCTTTGCAGCCAGCCTTCGAGAGCTGGAGAAG TGTGGTTGGTATTGGGGGCCGATGAATTGGGAAGATGCAGAGATGAAGCTGAAAGGCAAGCCCGATGGTTCTTTCCTGGTACGAGACAGCTCTGATCCTCGTTatatcctgagcctcagtttccgatCACAGGGTATCACCCATCACACCAGAATGGAGCACTACAGAG GAACCTTCAGCCTGTGGTGTCATCCCAAGTTTGAGGATCGCTGTCAATCAGTGGTGGAGTTCATTAAGAGAGCCATCATGCACTCCAAGAATGGGAAGTTTCTCTATTTCTTGAGATCCAGGGTTCCAG GACTGCCACCAACTCCAGTCCAGCTGCTCTATCCGGTGTCCCGATTCAGCAATGTCAAATCCCTCCAGCACCTCTGCCGATTCCGAATCCGACAGCTCGTCCGGATAGATCACATCCCGGATCTCCCACTGCCTAA GCCTCTGATCTCTTATATCCGGAAGTTCTACTACTATGATCCTCAGGAAGAGGTATACCTGTCTCTAAAGGAAGCGCAGCTCATTTCCAAACAGAAGCAAGAGGTGTTGGAACCCTCCACGTAG